From a single Brassica rapa cultivar Chiifu-401-42 chromosome A01, CAAS_Brap_v3.01, whole genome shotgun sequence genomic region:
- the LOC103849707 gene encoding transcription factor MYB86, with protein MRGKWEMKRDEMGHRCCGKHKVNRGLWSPEEDEKLLRYITTHGHPSWSSVPKLAGLERCGKSCRLRWINYLRPDLKRGSFTAEEEQTIIDVHRILGNKWAQIAKHLPGRTDNEVKNFWNSCIKKKLLSQGLDPSTHNLMPSHKRSATSSNNNIPKPSKMKSIMTNPTFDLSTTAFSITNLNPHTSTKPNKVKSPIRTPLPSQTIIPINNTMSSLLDYENMIPSWSDVDGVAPIHEEAPMFSSEKAVVGVDDDYFNMDILFNTPSTTTFDHDFASIFSSAMSIDFNPMDDLGWTF; from the exons ATGAGAGGGAAGTGGGAAATGAAAAGAGATGAAATGGGACATCGATGCTGTGGAAAACACAAAGTGAATAGAGGGCTTTGGTCTCCTGAGGAAGACGAGAAGCTTCTTCGTTATATCACTACTCATGGTCATCCAAGTTGGAGTTCCGTACCCAAGCTTGCCG gGTTGGAGAGGTGTGGGAAGAGTTGTCGGTTAAGGTGGATAAACTACTTGAGGCCTGATTTAAAGAGAGGTTCGTTTACCGCGGAGGAAGAGCAGACTATCATCGATGTTCATCGTATTCTTGGTAACAAATGGGCTCAAATTGCTAAACACTTACCTGGACGCACTGACAATGAAGTCAAAAACTTTTGGAACTCATGCATCAAGAAGAAGCTTCTTTCTCAAGGCTTAGACCCTTCCACTCATAATCTCATGCCTTCACACAAAAGATCTGCTACTTCTTCTAATAATAATATTCCCAAGCCAAGCAAGATGAAGTCCATCATGACAAACCCTACTTTTGATCTATCAACCACTGCTTTCTCAATCACAAACCTTAATCCTCACACTTCAACTAAACCAAACAAAGTTAAATCTCCTATCCGAACTCCATTACCCTCTCAGACCATAATCCCTATCAACAATACCATGTCAAGTCTTTTAGATTATGAGAATATGATTCCTAGCTGGTCAGATGTTGATGGAGTGGCACCAATCCACGAAGAAGCTCCGATGTTTTCAAGTGAAAAGGCAGTAGTAGGAGTTGATGACGATTACTTCAACATGGACATTTTGTTTAATACGCCTTCTACTACTACTTTTGATCATGATTTTgcttctattttttcttctgcaATGTCTATCGATTTCAATCCTATGGATGATCTTGGCTGGACCTTTTAG
- the LOC103849780 gene encoding uncharacterized protein LOC103849780: MCSAFLWSGSPNISTKSKVAWEEVCKPKDEEGLGIRRIKDVSAVFDLKLICEANYTTRGVLLGCSSRGSGLMDLEEAPSAATFGQGVLVYGWRLIEVIGERGTQKLGIVRNAKIADVLVDDQWRFRNSRDSGIVQVLAQIKAKPLLLTPNVDDGVKWKRGDVEYGSEFSAYSTWDMVRAQNAKVPWAKLIWFKQGVPRYAFITWLAVKDRLSTGSRMRTWGIIGSLLRPAPSPDWNEILARILHSAHDRLVSILLRLALQVMAGGRNNTFGESRGSSSGCRSSKGAGRFFSVPKKCWCGESNSDQNPYRRYLRCSFAVENKLHNDNHIFKWVDEALLNEVDTL; this comes from the exons ATGTGCTCGGCTTTTCTGTGGAGCGGCTCGCCAAATATCTCTACTAAGTCAAAGGTTGCATGGGAGGAGGTTTGTAAACCAAAGGATGAAGAAGGACTCGGGATTCGGAGAATAAAGGATGTCTCTGCGGTGTTTGATCTAAAATTGATATGTGAAGCAAATTATACTACACGGGGAGTCCTTTTGGGATGCTCGAGTAGGGGCAGTGGGCTCATGGATTTGGAAGAAGCTCCTTCAGCTGCGACCTTTGGCCAAGGAGTTCTTGTGTATGGAT GGCGCTTGATTGAAGTAATTGGTGAGAGGGGAACTCAGAAGCTGGGCATAGTTCGCAACGCAAAGATTGCTGATGTCTTAGTCGATGATCAGTGGAGATTCCGGAACTCAAGGGATAGCGGTATCGTGCAAGTGCTTGCGCAGATAAAGGCAAAGCCGTTGTTATTGACGCCAAATGTGGATGATGGTGTGAAATGGAAGCGAGGAGATGTAGAGTATGGATCAGAATTCTCAGCTTATAGCACTTGGGACATGGTGCGCGCCCAAAATGCAAAGGTTCCTTGGGCAAAGCTGATTTGGTTTAAACAAGGGGTGCCGCGATATGCTTTTATAACCTGGCTAGCTGTTAAAGATCGTCTCTCTACTGGATCTAGAATGCGAACTTGGGGA ATTATTGGATCTTTACTCCGACCGGCGCCATCGCCTGACTGGAATGAAATTTTGGCTCGCATTCTCCACTCAGCACATGACAGGCTCGTTTCTATTCTCCTGAGGCTAGCATTACAA GTTATGGCTGGAGGTCGGAACAACACGTTTGGAGAATCAAGGGGATCATCGTCTGGTTGTCGATCCTCAAAAGGTGCTGGGAGATTTTTCAGTGTTCCTAAGAAATGTTGGTGTGGTGAGTCCAATTCCGACCAGAATCCATACCGGAGATACTTGCGATGTTCATTTGCAGTAGAGAATAAG cTTCACAATGATAATCACATCTTCAAGTGGGTGGATGAGGCTTTATTGAACGAGGTTGATACACTTTAA
- the LOC103849708 gene encoding myb family transcription factor PHL12, whose amino-acid sequence MMQSREERRSESPSGLVLTTDPKPRLRWTAELHERFVDAVTHLGGPDKATPKTIMRVMGVKGLTLYHLKSHLQKFRLGKQPHKDHSHGHSTNIRDPNRVSMLDLQRNVVFTTPHITGHNMNEMQTEVHRRIEEEVELERQVNQRIEAQGKYMESMLEKACETQEASLTKDYSTLFFDRTTICNNSSPLTIQWFEDQFPSSSSMDSAMHLPDINSNFSLQDSRSSITKNHTVCLG is encoded by the exons ATGATGCAGTCAAGGGAAGAGAGGAGATCTGAGTCACCATCAGGTCTTGTACTGACCACCGATCCTAAGCCTCGCCTTCGTTGGACCGCCGAGCTTCATGAACGCTTCGTTGACGCTGTTACTCACCTTGGAGGCCCTGACA aggcTACACCTAAGACGATAATGAGAGTGATGGGCGTGAAGGGTCTTACACTTTACCATCTCAAGAGCCATCTCCAG aAGTTCAGACTTGGAAAGCAGCCTCACAAGGACCATAGCCATGGTCACTCCACTAATATTAGGGATCCTAATAGAG TTTCCATGTTGGATCTTCAAAGGAATGTTGTATTCACTACTCCCCATATCACTGGTCACAATATGAATGA GATGCAAACTGAAGTGCACAGAAGAATAGAGGAAGAGGTAGAATTAGAAAGACAGGTAAATCAAAGGATAGAAGCACAAGGGAAATACATGGAGAGCATGCTAGAGAAAGCATGTGAGACGCAAGAAGCAAGCCTTACCAAAGACTACTCTACTCTCTTTTTCGACCGAACCACTATTTGCAACAACTCATCACCCCTCACAATCCAATGGTTCGAGGATCAGTTTCCTTCGTCTTCCTCTATGGACTCTGCAATGCATCTCCCTGACATCAATTCCAACTTCTCCCTCCAAGATTCTCGGAGTTCCATCACCAAAAACCATACGGTTTGCCTCGGTTAA